Genomic DNA from Shewanella woodyi ATCC 51908:
GTAAGCTCGACGACAGCATCTGACCCACAAGGATGTGGGAAATGCCGGAAAATGTAGGGAACATTTCTGGCCATGCTGTCAACGGCCACAGCTGCAACTACACCTGTTCATGAGTCTCTTCGATTTGGCTTTACTTGGTAAGGTTTCGTAAATCATTTCTGCCCCATTATCAGTTATGCCTCACGAAAATTAATAATGGGGTGTTCTAACTTTTCCATAGATTTACTAATGAGTAGAAAAGGCAAGAGTTGATCTCTATGGATTCTTCGTCTCAAGCACCTAATTGATCAACAACGCATACTAATACCAAGGTAACTGCAAGCTTCACTGTTAACTTTTTGATCAAGTGTAATAAATTACTCAGGAATATGATTATCTTCTATTGGCCAAGGTTTACTCTCGCCAAAAATAGTCTCAATGCCTTCCTTGATCTCCGAGATATCATCCAAATACAGTACTCTAAGATTTTTTATCGCTCGCGAAGAGGCAACATAGAGTAAATTTTGGGTATTAATATGTTTTTCTTCCACTTCGCGGTCAGAAAGTAAGCGCTTTTTTTCTTCCTCATTTTGTTGTATTACATTAAAGTAATTTTTAAATTTATCTTTATTTATCTTACCAAAACTATGCTCTAGGATGATGGCGACATTCTTGTACTCTTCACCCTTAGTGCCATGATAGGTATGGTAGCTAATATCATCGGCTTCGATACCATAAATAAAGTTTGCCCAGTTCATTAAGGATGTGATTGGCAACTCTAAAATGCTATCATTTTTTTCTTTGGCCTTATCTTCATCCTCCGAATCCTCATTCATTAGAATATTAATGCTGTCTAACAATGATGAGCGAAATACATCAGCAGAAATTACATCGCCCTCAAAATGATTAACCCTATTAATCAGTACCTTACCTAGAACTTCTTTAGCATTACTATTATCAAGTCGATCAATAATTAAGTCGACCCAATTTTTTAATGATGCAACTTCTGTATTTCCTAATTCACGGATAATCAAGCTTGCCTTGGAAAATGCCATATTTCTACTCGACGTTCCAAAAACATCATAGTACGAAACCTTTCCTTGTAGTATATCTTGGTAAAGCTTAATAAGGTGAAAAATGGCTAAAACCGTTGGATGTAGCTTTTCTAATTGTTGAGATAACACTTGGGTATTTAGATTGTCATAATAGATAGCTGATTTTTGAAACACTTCATAAACATCACCAAACCCATTAAAGTTTGCCATTAGTTTGTTTGTTAATACTAAGCAATGAATTTTAGTATCTTCAGGAGATATATCTCCTGATTCTCCATTGTGTGTGACAAGTTCATTTTTATACTCAACTAGGAATTGTTGAGCTGTAGTAAGTTTGTCCTCTGAATTATTGTAGTAAAAGCGTACTGAACCAGTATTTCGTTCCTCAAAGATAGGTACTTGAACTATTTGATCAGCACGAATGTTATTGGCGACATCAATAATTTGCTGGTGTGAACGTCTATTAAATATCTTATCGACATTAACCAAGCCATCATGAAGACCTTCAATCTTTCGACCAACCCCATCATCATAAATGCTCTGCGCAGTATCACCAAAATAGCCTACCACCCAGTCTTTATTGTTTTCTATTGCGTAGTCATGAATAGTTTTGACAAATTTAACTACGTTGCTATGTGTATCCTGATATTCATCAATAAAGAAATAAGGGTAGCTATCAATAATAATGCGGCAAAGGGTAGGGTAAGTTTCAACTAGCTTTAACCCATACTCTAGTAGGGTATCATGGCTGAACTTCATGTAGTGAAGCCTGTCAGAATTTACCTTGCTGTCATATTCAACACGCTTTATCTCTCCAGTATCGATTCTTTCTAAGCAAACTTTAAGCCTTTGCTTTTTGTATAATAGACCAACGACAAATTTGAAGTTCCTTACATTTCTTAAGCAATTATCTAGAAATTCTGGTTTATTAATCTCAGTATTATAAGCGTGTCTGAAAGGAGCTGCGTTTAGTTTTTTAGATTGATAGAACAGATCTTTAGTCTGTATAGCAAACTCCAAAAACTCTTGTTGTTCTGGCTGTTCGAGGTCATTAAAGAATTGGGCTTTGGGGGAGCCTAACAGGTCTTGTTTATTTTTCTCTATAACCTCTTCTATTTTCTCCTTATGACATATCAAAAGCTGAGGCTGAGCCCTTTTGATTATCTTCCATATCCTTTCATGAATTGTTGAAACTTTTACCGCATCTGAGTTACCTAGTCGGCTCTTTATCTCATTCACCGCAACATTGGTATAGGTGATACAAGCCACTTTTTGTGGGCTTTTGGTGGCTGCTATTTTATTGATAGTGACGTATTTTAGCGTTTCTATCAGTGCATAGGTTTTACCTGCACCCGCACCAGCGTTGAAACGAAAGCTATTAAAATCATCGATGTGTTTATGGATGCTTTTCTGAATATCGAGTTCAGCTATCTCATTGGACGTCATCAGATGTAACCCCCGTACTTTCAACTTCCACATCAACCGCCGTTTCAACTCTACTTAATGAAGGCATGTCATTGGTTTTCAGTTTAGTCACAAGCCAATTTAAGCCATCTTCTAGGTAGTTTGGTAATTGTGGCAAAACCTCTCCTTTTTCTGCTGAAAGTAGGCTAAATATTAGTTCATTAGAGAACGTGCTCTTACTGTCTGAAAGTTTTTTCTGTAGCTTATACGAGTGATTAATAAAGTTCCTTAGTGATTTTTTTCCACCGCCATTTAAAATCCCCTCATATATCTTAGGTTTACAGCTTTTAATCACATCGTTAATAATTTTATTTTGGTAGTTAGTTAAAATTAACGCTTCTTCTAAGCTAGTCGCGTGTTGCCCCTTAATAAGATCTTTTTGGAATACGACATAAAGATTATCATCCTCAAAG
This window encodes:
- a CDS encoding UvrD-helicase domain-containing protein codes for the protein MTSNEIAELDIQKSIHKHIDDFNSFRFNAGAGAGKTYALIETLKYVTINKIAATKSPQKVACITYTNVAVNEIKSRLGNSDAVKVSTIHERIWKIIKRAQPQLLICHKEKIEEVIEKNKQDLLGSPKAQFFNDLEQPEQQEFLEFAIQTKDLFYQSKKLNAAPFRHAYNTEINKPEFLDNCLRNVRNFKFVVGLLYKKQRLKVCLERIDTGEIKRVEYDSKVNSDRLHYMKFSHDTLLEYGLKLVETYPTLCRIIIDSYPYFFIDEYQDTHSNVVKFVKTIHDYAIENNKDWVVGYFGDTAQSIYDDGVGRKIEGLHDGLVNVDKIFNRRSHQQIIDVANNIRADQIVQVPIFEERNTGSVRFYYNNSEDKLTTAQQFLVEYKNELVTHNGESGDISPEDTKIHCLVLTNKLMANFNGFGDVYEVFQKSAIYYDNLNTQVLSQQLEKLHPTVLAIFHLIKLYQDILQGKVSYYDVFGTSSRNMAFSKASLIIRELGNTEVASLKNWVDLIIDRLDNSNAKEVLGKVLINRVNHFEGDVISADVFRSSLLDSINILMNEDSEDEDKAKEKNDSILELPITSLMNWANFIYGIEADDISYHTYHGTKGEEYKNVAIILEHSFGKINKDKFKNYFNVIQQNEEEKKRLLSDREVEEKHINTQNLLYVASSRAIKNLRVLYLDDISEIKEGIETIFGESKPWPIEDNHIPE